The following proteins come from a genomic window of Nostoc sp. TCL26-01:
- a CDS encoding DUF29 domain-containing protein → MLTSETNKTLYEQDFYLWIQTTVKLLQEGKLEQLDIANLIEEIDSMGRSEKKELKNRLIILIEHLLKLQYWTEEKEYNAKEWRNTIVEQRRQIIYLLEDSPSLKSVVEDVLLDCYTDARNDTIRKYQLPSELFPAQSPFSIVQILDADFIA, encoded by the coding sequence ATGTTGACCTCTGAGACTAACAAAACATTATATGAACAAGATTTTTACTTATGGATACAAACTACAGTTAAACTTTTGCAGGAAGGTAAACTCGAACAATTAGATATTGCGAATTTAATTGAAGAAATTGATAGTATGGGGCGGAGCGAAAAGAAAGAACTTAAAAATCGTCTAATCATTTTAATTGAACATTTATTAAAACTGCAATACTGGACAGAAGAAAAAGAGTACAATGCTAAAGAATGGCGTAATACTATTGTTGAGCAAAGACGACAAATAATTTATCTTTTAGAAGATAGTCCCAGTTTAAAATCTGTTGTAGAGGATGTATTACTAGATTGTTATACAGATGCGAGAAATGATACTATCAGAAAATATCAGCTTCCCTCAGAATTGTTTCCAGCACAATCGCCTTTTTCTATAGTTCAGATTCTTGATGCAGATTTTATAGCTTAG
- a CDS encoding reverse transcriptase domain-containing protein, producing the protein MVRHDRNISELWKSLPWKKFRANLFRLQRRVFKAVLAGDKRKAMSLQKLILKSRAARFLAIRQVTQLNAGKKTAGIDGKTALTYEERFHLELSLRQPNWYHNKLRQIPIPKKDGSTRYLKVPTIADRAWQCLAKYALEPAHEATFHAQSYGFRTGRSAHDAQKQIFQNLSSHANGINKRILELDIEKCFDRINHSTIMENLTAPKGLKLGIFRCLKAGINPEFPEQGTCQGGVVSPLLANIALNGIEDIHKYHVKRGCKITANTPTKDIVNACVRYADDMVFFLRPEDNATLILDRISQFLAIRGLKVSKKKTKLTASTDGFDFLGWRFYVQQNGKFKSVPSEENYKAFRNKVKNIVNSSNYGATVKAQKLSPIVRGWRNYHKFCKMDGAKWNLYHIQYRAFKVFNRETKLDHKSSKKLLDQAFPLVPYSENRHTKVKGNKSPFDGDLVYWSERNSKLYDGITSKLLRKHSHTCGYCGHKLTSIERVHLHHLDGNHGNCKVSNLMVVHESCHDYIHMGKRERELRSTTPIGREVTEEYLENHPW; encoded by the coding sequence ATGGTTAGACACGATAGAAATATCAGTGAACTATGGAAATCACTACCCTGGAAGAAATTTCGGGCGAATCTTTTCCGCTTACAAAGAAGAGTGTTTAAAGCTGTTCTAGCTGGAGACAAGCGTAAAGCAATGTCCCTACAAAAGCTAATCCTGAAATCTCGTGCGGCTAGGTTTCTGGCAATTCGTCAAGTAACACAGCTAAACGCTGGGAAAAAGACTGCGGGAATTGATGGTAAAACTGCCTTAACTTATGAGGAGAGATTTCACCTCGAACTGTCACTCAGACAGCCAAACTGGTATCACAACAAACTCAGACAGATACCAATACCCAAGAAAGACGGCTCCACCAGATACCTGAAAGTTCCAACTATTGCAGACAGGGCTTGGCAATGTCTAGCCAAATACGCATTAGAACCAGCGCACGAAGCCACCTTTCATGCCCAAAGCTACGGATTTAGAACGGGGCGCTCTGCCCATGATGCCCAAAAACAGATTTTCCAAAATCTCAGTTCCCATGCAAACGGCATCAACAAAAGAATCCTTGAGCTTGACATAGAAAAGTGCTTCGACAGAATAAATCACTCAACCATCATGGAAAACCTGACTGCCCCAAAAGGGCTAAAACTGGGGATATTCCGATGCCTAAAAGCAGGAATCAACCCGGAATTTCCAGAACAAGGTACTTGTCAAGGTGGGGTAGTGAGTCCACTGTTAGCAAATATCGCTCTGAATGGTATAGAAGATATACACAAATATCACGTCAAAAGAGGATGCAAAATTACAGCCAATACCCCCACAAAGGATATTGTCAATGCCTGTGTCCGATACGCCGATGATATGGTATTTTTCCTAAGACCTGAAGACAATGCAACTCTAATACTTGACCGCATCAGCCAATTCCTAGCAATAAGAGGGCTAAAAGTTAGCAAGAAAAAGACAAAGCTTACCGCTTCGACAGATGGTTTTGACTTTCTCGGTTGGCGATTCTACGTCCAACAAAACGGAAAATTTAAAAGTGTTCCCTCAGAGGAAAACTACAAAGCATTCCGCAACAAAGTCAAGAACATCGTCAATAGCTCGAATTATGGCGCTACTGTGAAAGCTCAAAAGCTTTCCCCAATAGTCAGAGGATGGCGAAATTACCATAAGTTCTGTAAGATGGACGGTGCTAAATGGAACCTCTATCACATACAATACAGAGCTTTTAAGGTGTTTAACCGGGAAACAAAACTTGACCACAAATCTAGTAAGAAGTTGCTAGACCAAGCGTTTCCACTGGTTCCTTACTCCGAAAACCGTCACACCAAAGTCAAAGGAAATAAATCCCCTTTTGATGGAGATTTAGTTTACTGGAGTGAACGTAACAGTAAACTATACGACGGCATTACCTCGAAACTATTAAGGAAGCACAGCCATACTTGTGGGTATTGTGGTCACAAATTGACTTCAATTGAACGAGTGCATCTACATCACTTAGACGGTAATCACGGCAACTGCAAGGTATCAAACCTCATGGTAGTACACGAAAGCTGCCACGATTACATCCACATGGGCAAAAGGGAAAGGGAGCTACGTTCTACAACGCCAATTGGTCGGGAAGTTACCGAGGAATATCTAGAAAATCATCCTTGGTAA